A window from Pseudomonas moraviensis encodes these proteins:
- a CDS encoding DEAD/DEAH box helicase — translation MSFASLGLSEALVRAIEDAGYTEPTPVQQRAIPAVLQGRDLMVAAQTGTGKTGGFALPILERLFPNGHPDKSQRHGPRQPRVLVLTPTRELAAQVHESFKIYARDLKFVSACIFGGVGMNPQVQAMSRGVDVLVACPGRLLDLAGQGSVDLSHVEILVLDEADRMLDMGFVHDVKKVLARLPAKRQNLLFSATFSKDITDLAGKLLHNPERIEVTPPNTTVERIEQRVFRLPASHKRALLAHLITAGAWEQVLVFTRTKHGANRLAEYLDKHGLPAVAIHGNKSQNARTKALADFKAGEVRILVATDIAARGLDIDQLPHVVNFELPNVDEDYVHRIGRTGRAGRSGEAISLVAPDEEKLLKSIERMTKQKIADGDLMGFDSSTIEAEKPEARERPDIRNPRNSRGPRGDGPNGGGGGGGRKDKGKDKGKEKPAGDRGERPARQQKPREGTPSREQRPSQPPRAAADRAPDEFLDDDIDNFGNRVDYVPKAAPAGGRGRRPGAPAQGAGTGAPRGGQPQGRQNGPRNSNGSSTGTPPAKRSGPRNGAPRDGQGRRDESAPRNRRPARDDQPRSEPAVQNPRSNGPKIMHKESKADRFPTPEQLDQLPSRPRGEKPALLTRNR, via the coding sequence ATGTCCTTTGCTTCCCTCGGTCTCTCCGAGGCTTTAGTCCGTGCCATCGAAGATGCGGGCTATACCGAGCCTACTCCGGTGCAACAGCGGGCCATTCCCGCCGTGTTGCAAGGTCGCGACCTGATGGTTGCGGCTCAGACAGGTACCGGTAAAACCGGCGGCTTCGCCCTCCCGATTCTGGAGCGGTTGTTCCCCAACGGTCACCCGGACAAATCCCAGCGTCATGGCCCGCGCCAACCGCGCGTACTGGTCCTGACCCCGACCCGCGAACTCGCGGCCCAGGTGCACGAGAGCTTCAAGATCTATGCCCGTGACCTGAAATTCGTCAGCGCCTGCATCTTCGGCGGCGTCGGCATGAACCCACAGGTCCAGGCCATGTCCCGCGGCGTCGACGTCCTGGTTGCCTGCCCGGGCCGTCTGCTCGACCTCGCCGGCCAGGGCAGCGTCGATCTGTCCCACGTGGAAATCCTCGTCCTCGACGAAGCCGACCGCATGCTCGACATGGGCTTCGTGCACGACGTGAAGAAAGTCCTCGCGCGCCTGCCGGCCAAGCGTCAGAACCTGCTGTTCTCGGCAACGTTCTCGAAAGACATCACCGACCTTGCCGGCAAGTTGCTGCACAACCCGGAACGCATCGAAGTGACGCCGCCGAACACCACGGTCGAGCGCATCGAACAACGCGTATTCCGCCTGCCGGCCAGCCACAAGCGTGCCTTGCTGGCGCACCTGATCACCGCCGGCGCGTGGGAACAGGTACTGGTCTTCACCCGCACCAAGCACGGCGCCAACCGTCTCGCTGAATACCTGGACAAACACGGCCTGCCGGCGGTGGCGATCCACGGTAACAAGAGCCAGAACGCCCGCACCAAAGCCCTGGCCGACTTCAAGGCCGGTGAAGTGCGCATTCTGGTTGCCACCGACATCGCTGCCCGTGGTCTGGACATCGACCAGTTGCCGCATGTGGTCAACTTCGAGTTGCCGAACGTCGACGAAGACTATGTGCACCGTATCGGTCGTACCGGCCGCGCCGGTCGTTCGGGCGAGGCGATCTCGCTGGTCGCGCCGGACGAAGAGAAGCTGCTGAAAAGCATCGAGCGCATGACCAAGCAGAAGATTGCCGACGGCGATCTGATGGGCTTCGACTCCAGCACCATCGAAGCCGAGAAGCCGGAAGCCCGCGAGCGTCCGGACATCCGCAACCCGCGCAATTCCCGTGGCCCACGCGGCGACGGCCCGAATGGCGGCGGCGGTGGCGGTGGTCGCAAGGACAAAGGCAAAGACAAGGGCAAGGAAAAACCGGCTGGTGATCGTGGCGAGCGCCCTGCCCGCCAGCAGAAGCCGCGTGAAGGCACGCCGAGTCGCGAACAGCGTCCGAGCCAGCCACCGCGTGCAGCGGCTGACCGTGCCCCGGACGAGTTCCTCGACGACGATATCGATAACTTCGGTAACCGCGTTGATTACGTGCCGAAAGCCGCTCCTGCCGGCGGCCGTGGCCGTCGTCCGGGCGCCCCGGCGCAAGGCGCAGGCACTGGCGCACCACGCGGCGGTCAGCCACAGGGTCGCCAGAACGGTCCGCGCAACAGCAACGGTTCGAGCACCGGCACACCACCGGCCAAACGCAGCGGCCCGCGCAATGGCGCACCGCGTGACGGTCAGGGTCGTCGTGACGAATCCGCGCCACGCAACCGCCGCCCGGCCCGTGACGATCAGCCACGTAGCGAACCGGCCGTGCAGAACCCGCGCAGCAACGGCCCGAAGATCATGCACAAGGAATCGAAAGCCGACCGCTTCCCGACGCCTGAGCAGCTCGATCAACTGCCAAGCCGTCCGCGTGGCGAGAAACCGGCACTGCTGACCCGCAATCGCTGA
- the metF gene encoding methylenetetrahydrofolate reductase [NAD(P)H], whose protein sequence is MSQDRRYSFEFFPTKTDAGQEKLLATARQLATYNPDFFSCTYGAGGSTRDRTLNTVLQLESEVKIPAAPHLSCVGDSKDDLRGLLNEYKAAGIKRIVALRGDLPSGMGMTSGELRHANELVEFIREETADHFHIEVAAYPEMHPQARNYEDDLANFVRKAKAGADSAITQYFFNADSYFYFVDRLQALGVDLPIVPGIMPITNYSKLARFSDACGAEIPRWIRKQLEAYGDDTRSIQSFGEQVVSEMCERLLQGGAPGLHFYSMNQAEPSLAIWNNLKLPR, encoded by the coding sequence ATGTCCCAAGACCGTCGCTACAGCTTCGAGTTTTTCCCGACCAAGACCGACGCCGGGCAAGAAAAGCTCCTCGCCACTGCCCGTCAGTTGGCCACTTACAATCCTGATTTCTTTTCCTGCACCTACGGCGCTGGCGGTTCGACCCGTGATCGCACGCTCAACACCGTGTTGCAGCTGGAAAGCGAAGTCAAAATACCCGCCGCACCGCACCTGTCGTGCGTCGGCGACAGCAAGGACGACCTGCGCGGCCTGCTCAACGAATACAAGGCCGCCGGCATCAAACGCATCGTCGCCCTGCGTGGTGACCTGCCGTCCGGCATGGGCATGACCAGCGGTGAGCTGCGTCACGCCAATGAACTGGTGGAATTCATTCGTGAAGAAACCGCTGATCATTTCCACATCGAAGTCGCCGCTTACCCGGAGATGCATCCGCAAGCGCGCAACTACGAAGACGATCTCGCCAACTTCGTGCGCAAGGCCAAGGCCGGTGCCGATAGCGCGATCACCCAGTACTTCTTCAACGCCGACAGCTACTTCTACTTTGTCGACCGTTTGCAGGCGCTGGGCGTGGATCTGCCGATCGTGCCGGGGATCATGCCGATCACCAACTACAGCAAACTCGCGCGTTTCTCCGATGCCTGCGGTGCGGAAATCCCGCGCTGGATCCGCAAGCAACTGGAAGCCTACGGCGACGACACACGAAGCATCCAGAGCTTTGGCGAGCAAGTCGTCAGCGAGATGTGCGAACGCCTGCTGCAGGGCGGCGCACCTGGATTGCATTTTTATTCCATGAACCAGGCCGAGCCTAGCCTGGCGATCTGGAATAACCTGAAGTTGCCGCGGTGA
- a CDS encoding substrate-binding periplasmic protein gives MPLITQLLAVLVFACLSFAARGEKLRIVTEPWAPYVYEQGGQNLGLDYETTAIVFKRLGIEVEWQFLPWKRCLSMLETGQADGALDIFHSAERDATLLYPSEPLSDVEFVMFYANDRPHPFSTLDQLKGLTIGTSPGYLYSPDFSQSQLFSREPAPTHEANFGKLVRGRIDLLITDRRVGQHLLDELNIRDLITENPTVISRQSQFLAVRRNAGMDLLVQRFGAELKRFKREPAYAELSARYGAAPVDSASLRSATASGKTVEQQESSAQ, from the coding sequence ATGCCTTTGATCACGCAGTTACTCGCCGTGCTGGTTTTTGCTTGCCTGAGCTTCGCCGCTCGGGGCGAGAAGTTGCGTATTGTCACCGAGCCATGGGCGCCCTACGTGTACGAACAGGGCGGGCAGAATCTCGGGCTGGACTACGAAACCACCGCGATCGTGTTCAAACGCCTGGGCATTGAAGTCGAGTGGCAGTTCCTGCCGTGGAAGCGCTGCCTGTCGATGCTCGAAACCGGTCAGGCCGACGGTGCACTGGACATTTTTCACAGCGCCGAGCGCGACGCCACCCTGCTCTACCCCAGCGAACCGTTGTCCGACGTTGAATTCGTAATGTTCTACGCCAACGATCGACCGCACCCGTTCAGCACCCTGGATCAACTCAAGGGCCTGACCATCGGTACTTCGCCGGGCTATCTGTACAGCCCGGATTTCAGCCAGTCACAGCTGTTCAGCCGGGAGCCGGCGCCAACCCATGAAGCCAATTTCGGCAAACTGGTACGCGGGCGTATCGACCTGCTGATTACTGATCGCCGCGTCGGCCAGCATTTGCTCGATGAGCTGAATATTCGCGATCTGATCACGGAAAACCCGACGGTTATCAGCCGTCAGAGCCAGTTTCTTGCAGTTCGGCGCAATGCCGGCATGGATTTGCTGGTGCAGCGTTTTGGCGCCGAGCTCAAGCGTTTCAAGCGCGAACCGGCCTACGCCGAGCTCAGCGCACGTTACGGTGCCGCTCCCGTCGACAGCGCTTCTCTGCGCTCGGCCACGGCCAGCGGCAAAACCGTTGAGCAGCAGGAAAGCAGCGCGCAGTGA
- a CDS encoding flavin monoamine oxidase family protein codes for MSVGWLRACALVMLGLFSVTALAKDKTAIVIGGGLSGLTAAYELQNKGWQVTLLEAKPSLGGRSGMATSEWIGNDKTQPVLNKYVSTFKLGTTPAPEFVRTPSYLIDGDYFSAADLATKQPATADALKRYQNTLDDLARSIDDPQNPAATATLHALDQITVSSWLDKQNLPATARQLINQDIRTHYDEPSRLSLLYFAQQNRVYRGISDRDLRASRLVGGSQVLAQAFVKQIKTIKTSSPVSAITQDKDGVTVKVGSVGYQADYVVLAVPLRALNKIALTPALDAQHLAAIKGTNYGWRDQIMLKFKTPVWESKSRMSGEIYSNTGLGMLWIEPALKGGANVVINLSGDNARVMQAFGDKQMVDQVLIRLHAFYPQARGSFTGYEIRRYSTDPSMGGAYLAYGPGQISKFWRLWERPLQRVAFAGEHTDTLYPGTLEGALRTGQRAASQVEDLAAGKSFEPVKVVPAAAAAGAAGAVAAKKGNFFTNLFGGSDDEKKPEPAKAPEPAPAPVAPAPAPTPAPAPAPVEAPKPAAPVKAEPAKKAAAKPAAKKPAAKTETKKPAAKPAAKKAEPAKKPAATTESKAQ; via the coding sequence GCCTGTCGGGTCTGACTGCCGCCTACGAGCTGCAGAACAAGGGCTGGCAGGTCACCCTGCTGGAAGCCAAACCGAGTCTGGGCGGTCGTTCGGGCATGGCCACCAGCGAGTGGATCGGCAACGACAAGACCCAGCCGGTGCTCAACAAATACGTGTCGACGTTCAAGCTCGGCACCACGCCGGCGCCGGAATTCGTCCGTACCCCGAGCTATCTGATCGACGGCGATTATTTCTCCGCTGCCGATCTGGCCACCAAGCAACCAGCCACCGCCGATGCGCTCAAGCGCTACCAGAACACCCTCGACGATCTGGCACGCTCGATCGACGATCCGCAGAACCCGGCGGCGACCGCCACCCTGCACGCGCTGGATCAGATCACTGTGTCGAGCTGGCTCGACAAGCAGAACCTGCCGGCCACCGCGCGTCAGCTGATCAACCAGGACATTCGCACCCACTACGACGAACCTTCGCGTCTGTCGCTGCTGTATTTCGCCCAGCAGAACCGCGTCTATCGCGGCATTTCCGACCGTGACCTGCGCGCCTCGCGGCTGGTCGGCGGCAGCCAGGTGCTGGCCCAGGCCTTCGTCAAACAGATCAAGACCATCAAGACCAGCTCGCCGGTCTCGGCCATTACCCAGGACAAGGACGGCGTGACCGTCAAAGTCGGCAGCGTCGGTTATCAGGCTGACTACGTGGTATTGGCGGTGCCGTTGCGCGCACTGAACAAGATCGCCCTGACCCCGGCGCTGGATGCCCAGCACCTGGCGGCGATCAAAGGCACCAACTACGGCTGGCGCGACCAGATCATGCTGAAGTTCAAGACGCCGGTGTGGGAAAGCAAGTCGCGCATGTCTGGCGAGATCTACAGCAATACCGGCCTGGGCATGCTCTGGATCGAGCCGGCGCTCAAGGGTGGCGCCAACGTGGTGATCAACCTGTCCGGCGACAACGCTCGGGTGATGCAAGCGTTCGGCGACAAGCAGATGGTCGACCAGGTGCTGATCCGTCTGCACGCGTTTTATCCACAGGCCCGTGGCTCGTTCACCGGTTATGAAATCCGTCGCTACAGCACCGACCCGTCGATGGGCGGCGCCTACCTGGCGTACGGCCCGGGGCAGATCAGCAAGTTCTGGCGCCTGTGGGAACGTCCGCTGCAACGCGTAGCGTTCGCTGGCGAACACACCGACACCTTGTACCCGGGCACCCTGGAAGGCGCACTGCGCACCGGCCAGCGCGCGGCCAGCCAGGTGGAAGATCTGGCGGCAGGCAAATCGTTCGAACCGGTCAAAGTGGTGCCGGCTGCAGCAGCGGCAGGCGCGGCGGGTGCCGTGGCGGCGAAGAAGGGCAACTTCTTCACTAACCTGTTTGGCGGTTCGGATGACGAGAAGAAGCCTGAGCCAGCGAAAGCGCCAGAGCCAGCACCTGCTCCGGTCGCTCCAGCGCCTGCACCGACCCCGGCCCCTGCGCCAGCTCCGGTGGAAGCACCGAAACCAGCGGCCCCGGTGAAAGCCGAGCCGGCAAAGAAAGCAGCGGCCAAGCCAGCGGCGAAGAAGCCTGCGGCCAAAACCGAAACGAAAAAGCCGGCCGCCAAACCTGCAGCGAAGAAGGCTGAGCCGGCGAAGAAGCCAGCAGCGACGACCGAGAGCAAGGCGCAGTAA
- a CDS encoding YceI family protein yields the protein MLKKTLAALAIGSAVLSANVMAADYVVDKEGQHAFVDFKISHLGYSFITGTFKDIDGKFSFDAAKPEDSKIEFNVNTASVFTNHAERDKHIASADFLNASKFGKATFVSTSVKSTGANTADVTGDLTLLGVTKPVVVKATFLGEGKDPWGGYRAGFEGTTTIKRSDFGKQKDLGPKSDAVELYVSFEGVKAK from the coding sequence ATGTTGAAAAAGACTCTGGCCGCTCTGGCAATCGGTTCGGCCGTGCTGTCCGCCAACGTAATGGCTGCTGACTACGTAGTAGACAAGGAAGGCCAGCACGCCTTCGTCGACTTCAAGATCAGCCACCTGGGCTACAGCTTCATCACCGGTACCTTCAAGGACATCGACGGCAAGTTCAGCTTCGACGCTGCCAAGCCTGAAGACAGCAAGATCGAGTTCAACGTCAACACCGCCAGCGTGTTCACCAACCACGCCGAGCGCGACAAGCACATCGCCAGCGCGGACTTCCTCAACGCCAGCAAATTCGGCAAGGCCACTTTCGTATCCACCAGCGTCAAATCCACTGGTGCCAACACGGCTGACGTGACCGGCGACCTGACCCTGCTGGGCGTGACCAAGCCAGTTGTCGTCAAGGCGACCTTCCTGGGCGAAGGCAAGGATCCTTGGGGCGGCTACCGTGCCGGTTTCGAAGGCACCACCACCATCAAGCGTTCCGATTTCGGCAAGCAGAAAGACCTCGGTCCGAAGTCCGATGCGGTCGAACTGTACGTTTCGTTCGAAGGTGTGAAAGCGAAATAA
- a CDS encoding cytochrome b, with translation MQLRNSSSRYGWVSIFMHWGVALAVFGLFALGLWMVGLDYYSTWRKDAPDLHKSIGLVLLAVMVLRVLWRFISPPPPTLQSYSRMTRIGAKFGHGFLYLALFAVMIAGYLISTADGVGIPVFGLFEVPALLSGLPDQADTAGVIHLWLAWILVIFSGLHALAALKHHFIDRDATLTRMLGRKA, from the coding sequence ATGCAGCTACGTAACTCTTCTTCGCGCTATGGTTGGGTCAGCATCTTCATGCACTGGGGCGTGGCGCTGGCGGTCTTCGGGCTGTTTGCGCTGGGCCTGTGGATGGTCGGGCTGGATTACTACAGCACCTGGCGCAAAGACGCGCCGGACCTGCACAAGAGCATCGGCCTGGTGCTGCTCGCTGTGATGGTGTTGCGGGTGTTGTGGCGTTTCATCAGCCCGCCGCCGCCAACGCTGCAAAGCTACAGCCGCATGACCCGTATCGGGGCCAAATTCGGTCACGGGTTTCTGTATCTGGCGCTGTTCGCTGTGATGATTGCCGGTTACCTGATTTCCACCGCAGACGGTGTCGGGATCCCGGTGTTTGGCCTGTTTGAAGTTCCTGCACTGCTCTCCGGACTACCGGATCAGGCAGATACCGCTGGGGTGATTCATCTCTGGCTGGCGTGGATACTGGTAATTTTTTCCGGTCTCCATGCGTTGGCAGCATTGAAGCACCACTTTATCGATCGTGATGCGACCCTCACCCGAATGCTTGGTCGCAAAGCCTGA